The genomic interval GGTATCGGCGAACAGACGCCAGATCGAGTCGCCATCATTCTGATAGTTCTTGGCGGCGTTGATCCCGCCCTGTGCGGCGATACTGTGAGCCCGGCGTGGACTGTCTTGGATGCAGAACGAAAGGACGTTGTAGCCCAGTTCGGCGAGTGATGCTGCGGCTGAACCACCGGCAAGTCCGGTGCCGACAACGATGATCGTGTACTTTCGCTTGTTGTTCGGAGCAACGAGCTTCAGGTCTTTCTTTCGTTGATCCCAGCGGTTGGCAATTGCGCCGGTCGGACAGAGTCCGTCCAGTGGGGTATCAGCGACGGTCGCCATGGTCATTCCTCTCGCGGTCTACTCTGTAACAAGTGTGAAAGCCGGTGTTCGCTTAATTCCGAAGGACGCCGTCCGGTCCGCGACTAGTGCCGCAGTCCCGGGACGAAGACGACGATGCTGGCGAACCCGACAGCGATGACGACCGCTAAAATCTTTCCAATGACTTTGATCAGCGGCATATATTTGGGGTGATTCAGCCCGATCGACTGAAAGGCACTTTGGAATCCGTGCGACAGATGCACGCCCAAGACCACGACACCCACAAAGTAGATCACCCGGCTAATGGGGCTGTTCAGCACGACCATCGTATTGTGATAGGGTGCGTTGGGATCAGACTCGGCCAGATATTTCAGGTCGCCGCGTAAGCCGAATCGCATGTCGATCAGATGCAGAATCAGAAACCCGAGCACCACGGCTCCCGAGGCGAACATCCAAGAATTGGCACCAATCACGCGGCCGGGAATCTTGGTCTGTTTCATCACGTACTGGCTATTGCGTGAGGTCGTATTCCCAATCGAAGTGGCGACTGCGAGGTACACATGCGCCACGAACAGGACCAACAACCCCACTTCGGCGATGATCAGCAGTTCTTTCTGATTGTGCAGGGCGTGCGCGTATTCGTTGTATTCATCAGCACCAACGAATAGCAACAGGTTTCCAGCCAGATGTGCGACCACGAATCCGGTCAGGAAGAGTCCCGTGACCCCCATCACAAATTTCTGGCCGATCGACGACGACAGCAACCGTAGAACCCAGCGCAAACCCACTTGGTCAATCAACCCAGCTTGGGGCTGGGAAGTCGAGTCCGTCACGTTGTCACTCCCTGCGGCATCTACTGCCATCATTCGTTCATGGAACGCTCGAAACGGGATCGCGGCTCTCATTAATGGCCGCCTGCATCCTCAATTTCGTCTCGGGGACGTCCTCTCGAAGGACGCGTCACCAAATCATTAAGCCTCACGGATGTTCGGCGATGTCTCTTTGTTTCGCATCAGCGATTTCAGGGATTATAGGAAGCGGTAGTCGAACTGCAAATCAGTTCGTTTCGTTTACCGCAAGGTAAAAGACGAGTTCGCTCAAGGCGGTCTCGACTTTGCGATTTCAATGCACAAAATTCAAATCGACAGGTCGCAGCCAAAAGTTTCGCAAACTTGGCAATCTGCAAAATCGCTCCAGTTACCTGAATCAATATTCTTACGCAAGTTCTTAAGAGTTCGTAGGCTTTGTAGATCCTCGTTATTGAAAAGGCTCTTAGCGTTGAAGGAAGACTCTGGGCATGCGAATTCTCGTATTGGGTTGCGGATATGTGGGGCGTCGTGCGGCTGCGACTTGGGTGGCCGATGGACATGAAGTGTTCGCCCTGACGCGAAGTGAGCAGAATGCGAAGTCATTTCTCGAAGCGGCGATACGCCCCATTCTGGGCGACGTGTGCGATCCGGGTTCGTTGCGCGACCTGCCAGCGATCGATCTGACATTGCATTCCATCGGGTTTGACCGGTCATCCGGGAAAACCCAGGAAGACGTGACTTGCGGTGGGTTGCGACACGTGTTGAACCATCTGCCCAACAGTTGTGGACGATTTATTCAGATCTCGAGCACAAGCGTCTATGGGCAGTCTGACGGTGAATGGGTCGATGAGAATGCAACCTGCGAACCGATTCAACCGGGAGGTCAGCTCGCGCTCACCGCGGAGAATCTGTTGCATGAAACGTTCTCGGCGCGGGGACATGGCCGGGTGGTGGTTCTGCGTCTGGCGGGAATTTATGGTCCAGATCGGTTGCTCTCGCGTGTCAATGCACTTCGCGAGGGTTTGGTGTTGTCGGGGCGAGGCGATTCGTGGCTCAATCTGATCCACGTTGACGATGCCGTGACTGCGATCCGTGCCGTGGCGACGCAGGAATTGGAGTCAATTCACAACGTCTACAACGTTGTCGACGATGAACCGATAACGCGTCGTGACTATTTCGAATGCCTGGCGCGTCTTGTGGAAGCGCCGACACCGCGGTTCGATCCGGCGCAGCCGAGTGCTCGCGGTTCCGGCGGGTTGAACAAACGCTGTTCGAATCGCCGCCTGCGTGAGGAGTTCAACTGGAATCCTGCTTATCCGACAATGGGGGTCGGCCTACCGGCGGCGCTGAAGGCTTCAATCGAATGAGGGGCTGCCAGATCCGGCAAACCGCAGTTCGGGGCGGATCGAGATCGTCAATTGTGCTGCGTGGACGACGAGCGGCTGAATCGATTCACGACGGAGTCATCCAGGCGAATGTAGTGCCAGCGATGCCCGTTCCGCTCGACGACGTAGTGATCCTCGGGTTTGGCGAGCAAACAGCGATCATGCGAGGCATTTTCTTGAGGCGCGACGAGTCGCACCTGCGTCTGTCCCGTCTGGTCCGTGACTAGGTAAGTTCCTTCAACAATGCCTTCAGGCAGAGGCAGAGACGATTTCTCTGCTGCAGGACTGCGCCCCGTCTGCAGTCCGCCAACAGGTCGCGCTGGCCGCGACCATTGCGTGTGTCGCTCCGAGAATCCAGCGTGGGTTCCCACCAGATACGGGGTGGGCCGATCGGCGGCGGCAAGTCGTTCAGGATGGTCGCCAGACCACAACGCCGTGAACGTGCCGGTGACGAGGGTCAGCAGTGCCACGCGTGTGGCCATGATCAGAGTTTCCATCGTATCACGTCATCGGTTCAAGTGAATTGAGTGCATCCCGCGAGAGTTATCGTCTCTGGCAAAGTGGACAGCTCAGGTAAAGCTTTCCAGTTGCAGAGAATGAAGGCATTGAATTGCCCGCTAGCGGACAAAACGGCGTTACAGAAAATGCGAGTTGCCGGGCTTATGCCGGTTGTCAGGCTTGTGCGGCGA from Schlesneria paludicola DSM 18645 carries:
- a CDS encoding succinate dehydrogenase cytochrome b subunit, whose product is MTDSTSQPQAGLIDQVGLRWVLRLLSSSIGQKFVMGVTGLFLTGFVVAHLAGNLLLFVGADEYNEYAHALHNQKELLIIAEVGLLVLFVAHVYLAVATSIGNTTSRNSQYVMKQTKIPGRVIGANSWMFASGAVVLGFLILHLIDMRFGLRGDLKYLAESDPNAPYHNTMVVLNSPISRVIYFVGVVVLGVHLSHGFQSAFQSIGLNHPKYMPLIKVIGKILAVVIAVGFASIVVFVPGLRH
- a CDS encoding SDR family oxidoreductase translates to MRILVLGCGYVGRRAAATWVADGHEVFALTRSEQNAKSFLEAAIRPILGDVCDPGSLRDLPAIDLTLHSIGFDRSSGKTQEDVTCGGLRHVLNHLPNSCGRFIQISSTSVYGQSDGEWVDENATCEPIQPGGQLALTAENLLHETFSARGHGRVVVLRLAGIYGPDRLLSRVNALREGLVLSGRGDSWLNLIHVDDAVTAIRAVATQELESIHNVYNVVDDEPITRRDYFECLARLVEAPTPRFDPAQPSARGSGGLNKRCSNRRLREEFNWNPAYPTMGVGLPAALKASIE